The following coding sequences lie in one Pseudoxanthomonas sp. SE1 genomic window:
- a CDS encoding amidohydrolase family protein encodes MRRLVWGIGCALGLAGVAQAQVQVLTATRVHTSDPDRPVAEALAWDATGRVLAVGDAKTLLARYPDAKRIDAAGKTVIPGLIDAHGHVMGLGYALMRVDLVDARDKAEVIARLRAYEKQLPPNAWLLGSGWDQNDWPEKAFPTAADLDAAFPERPVWLERVDGHAGWANSAALREAAEKAARPLEGDWQPDGGRIERIDGKPSGVFVDAAMSLVHAVVPTPDGAYRRQALEKALQAAVRNGLTGVHDMGVSREDLALMVQFADEQRLPLRIDAYADGDGAALAELCARGLYGHAGGRLQMRGVKLYADGALGSRGAALLEDYSDDPGNRGLLVTEPAALEAAMRKAQGCGVQVATHAIGDRGNRLVLDAYQRVLGDTAKTDHRWRIEHAQVVAPEEFPRFAELGVIASMQPTHATSDMPWAQDRLGPVRIAGAYAWQRMQASGVKLALGSDFPVESVDPRRGLHAAVTRQDAHGHPAEGWRAAERLSAAEALRGFTADAAWAAHDEATVGRLAPGLRADFVILDEDPLAIPGEQLDDLHVRSTWVDGKPVYEVE; translated from the coding sequence ATGCGGCGTCTGGTATGGGGAATCGGGTGTGCGCTGGGGTTGGCAGGTGTCGCACAGGCGCAGGTGCAGGTATTGACGGCGACGCGCGTGCATACCTCCGATCCTGACCGTCCCGTCGCGGAGGCGCTGGCATGGGATGCCACGGGCCGCGTGCTGGCGGTCGGCGATGCGAAGACCTTGCTCGCGCGGTATCCCGATGCGAAGCGCATCGATGCGGCCGGCAAGACCGTCATCCCCGGCCTGATCGACGCCCATGGCCACGTGATGGGCCTGGGCTACGCGCTGATGCGTGTCGATCTGGTCGATGCCCGCGACAAGGCCGAGGTGATCGCCCGCCTGCGTGCGTACGAAAAGCAACTTCCACCGAATGCGTGGCTGCTCGGCAGCGGCTGGGACCAGAACGACTGGCCGGAGAAGGCATTTCCGACGGCCGCCGATCTGGATGCGGCCTTCCCTGAGCGTCCGGTCTGGCTTGAGCGCGTGGATGGCCATGCCGGCTGGGCGAACAGCGCGGCGCTGCGCGAGGCGGCAGAGAAGGCGGCGCGTCCGCTGGAAGGCGACTGGCAGCCCGATGGCGGGCGCATCGAGCGCATCGATGGCAAGCCGAGCGGGGTGTTCGTGGATGCCGCGATGTCGCTGGTCCATGCCGTCGTTCCCACGCCCGATGGCGCCTACCGCCGACAGGCTTTGGAGAAGGCGTTGCAGGCCGCAGTGCGCAATGGCCTGACCGGTGTGCACGACATGGGCGTGTCACGCGAGGATCTGGCGCTGATGGTGCAGTTCGCCGACGAACAGCGTCTGCCGCTGCGCATCGACGCGTATGCGGATGGCGACGGCGCCGCGCTTGCCGAGCTGTGCGCACGCGGTCTGTATGGCCATGCGGGTGGCCGACTGCAGATGCGCGGCGTGAAACTGTATGCCGACGGTGCGCTGGGCAGCCGTGGCGCTGCGTTGCTGGAGGACTACAGCGACGACCCCGGCAATCGCGGCCTGCTGGTGACCGAACCTGCCGCGCTGGAAGCCGCGATGCGCAAGGCGCAGGGTTGTGGCGTGCAGGTGGCCACGCATGCGATCGGGGATCGCGGCAACCGCCTGGTGCTGGATGCCTACCAGCGCGTGCTGGGCGACACGGCGAAGACGGACCATCGCTGGCGCATCGAGCATGCACAGGTCGTCGCGCCGGAGGAGTTCCCGCGCTTCGCCGAGCTTGGCGTGATCGCCTCGATGCAGCCAACGCACGCGACATCCGACATGCCGTGGGCGCAGGACCGGCTGGGGCCGGTGCGCATCGCGGGTGCCTATGCGTGGCAGCGCATGCAGGCCAGCGGCGTGAAGCTGGCGCTGGGTTCGGATTTTCCGGTGGAATCGGTCGATCCGCGGCGCGGCCTGCACGCGGCGGTGACGCGGCAGGACGCGCATGGTCATCCTGCAGAAGGCTGGAGGGCGGCCGAGCGCCTGAGCGCTGCGGAGGCGCTGCGGGGTTTCACCGCCGATGCGGCCTGGGCCGCGCATGACGAAGCGACGGTCGGCCGACTGGCGCCCGGCCTGCGTGCGGATTTCGTGATCCTCGACGAAGACCCGTTGGCGATTCCGGGCGAACAGCTCGACGACTTGCACGTCCGTTCGACGTGGGTCGATGGGAAACCGGTTTACGAGGTGGAGTAG
- a CDS encoding DUF1439 domain-containing protein, which yields MRTRRRFLVAALAGTTALALAGCETLNTVTGLLGNQINFTQPQLQRYLNHSFPREFDKLGGLVSATLTNPRLSIPSGDDRLRLDFDIGVSALGARDVSRGHFALASRLRYDPATQGLHLDNPEILSVDVPGSGSLMSGGTRQLVNTVLAEYARSEPVYRIDSDTLRRLPASKRIGSTLIEDGRVVIHLQ from the coding sequence ATGCGTACCCGCCGCCGCTTCCTGGTCGCCGCCCTCGCCGGTACCACCGCGCTCGCCCTCGCCGGCTGCGAGACCCTCAACACGGTCACCGGCCTGTTGGGTAACCAGATCAATTTCACCCAGCCGCAGCTGCAGCGCTACCTCAACCACAGCTTCCCGCGCGAGTTCGACAAGCTGGGCGGGCTGGTATCGGCCACGCTCACCAATCCGCGCCTCAGCATTCCGTCGGGCGATGATCGCCTGCGTCTGGATTTCGACATCGGGGTGAGCGCACTGGGCGCACGCGATGTCAGCCGCGGCCATTTCGCACTGGCCAGCCGCCTGCGCTACGACCCCGCCACCCAGGGCCTGCACCTGGACAACCCTGAAATCCTGTCGGTCGACGTGCCCGGCTCCGGCTCGCTGATGTCCGGCGGCACGCGCCAGCTGGTCAACACGGTGCTGGCCGAGTACGCCCGCTCCGAACCGGTCTACCGGATCGACAGCGACACCTTGCGGCGCCTGCCGGCCAGCAAGCGGATCGGCAGCACGCTGATCGAAGACGGCCGCGTGGTCATCCACCTGCAATAA
- the fusA gene encoding elongation factor G, whose protein sequence is MSYSTQQIRNVALAGHPGAGKTTLFEALLHAGGALQVAGTIERGTTVSDHDPIEKARGHSIDTAIASTDHGGMHVNLIDTPGYPEFRGPALSAFSAVETVLVVVDADTGIAHGTRRLMERARERNLCRAIVINKIDHEGADCAGVLAALREEFGPELLPLNLPADGGKAVVDCFGQANGDSDLGPVADWHQRIIDQVVEINETVMEHYLDLGEGGLSGEELHDAFEQCLREGHLVPVCFASARTGAGVKELLDVAERLFPNPAEANPPPFVKLNGTGPQPIEAVPDARAHVIADVFKIVNDPFVGKLGIFRVYQGTLKKDTQLFVDDGKKPFKVGHLFKLKGKDHVEVDQAIPGDIAAVAKVDDLHFDAVLHDSHDEDHIQLAPIDFPRPMFGLAIEAASKGQEQKLSVALQKLAEEDPAFVVEHQPELNETVIRGLSDLHLRVMLERLKERHGVEVKTRPPRIAYRETVSAKAEGHHRHKKQTGGAGQFGEVFLRIEPLPRGGGFEFVDEVKGGTIPGQFLPAVEKGVRQVLGSGALAGYPLQDIRVIVHDGKHHAVDSKEVAFVAAGKKAFLDAIAKARPQVLEPVVDLEVAVPEAQVGDVTGGLAGKRARINGTDVLRGEIVVRAQVPLAELEGYAAELKSMTAGQGRYSLDFSHYEPVPPGVQQKLVDAYRPRHEEE, encoded by the coding sequence ATGTCGTACAGCACACAACAGATCCGCAACGTGGCCCTGGCGGGCCACCCCGGCGCCGGCAAAACAACCTTGTTCGAAGCCCTGCTGCATGCCGGCGGCGCCCTCCAGGTGGCAGGCACCATCGAGCGCGGCACCACCGTGTCCGACCACGACCCGATCGAGAAAGCGCGCGGGCATTCCATCGACACCGCCATCGCCAGCACCGATCACGGCGGCATGCACGTCAACCTGATCGACACACCCGGCTACCCGGAGTTCCGCGGGCCCGCCCTGTCGGCATTCTCCGCCGTGGAAACCGTACTGGTCGTGGTGGATGCCGATACCGGCATCGCGCATGGCACGCGGCGGCTGATGGAGCGCGCACGCGAACGCAACCTCTGTCGCGCCATCGTCATCAACAAGATCGACCACGAAGGTGCCGACTGCGCCGGCGTGCTGGCCGCGCTGCGCGAGGAGTTCGGTCCCGAACTGCTGCCGCTCAACCTGCCGGCGGACGGCGGCAAGGCAGTGGTCGACTGCTTCGGCCAGGCCAATGGCGACTCCGACCTCGGTCCCGTCGCCGACTGGCATCAGCGGATCATCGACCAGGTCGTGGAGATCAACGAGACAGTGATGGAGCACTACCTGGACCTGGGCGAAGGCGGACTGTCCGGAGAGGAACTGCACGATGCCTTCGAACAATGCCTGCGCGAAGGCCACCTGGTACCGGTGTGCTTTGCGTCCGCCCGTACCGGCGCGGGCGTGAAGGAACTGCTGGACGTGGCCGAGCGTCTGTTTCCGAATCCGGCCGAAGCCAATCCGCCTCCGTTCGTTAAGCTCAACGGCACCGGCCCGCAACCCATCGAGGCCGTCCCCGACGCGCGCGCGCATGTCATCGCGGATGTCTTCAAGATCGTCAACGACCCCTTCGTCGGCAAGCTGGGCATCTTCCGCGTCTACCAGGGCACGCTGAAGAAGGACACCCAGTTGTTCGTCGACGACGGCAAGAAGCCGTTCAAGGTCGGGCATCTGTTCAAGCTCAAGGGCAAGGACCACGTGGAAGTGGACCAGGCCATTCCCGGCGACATCGCCGCGGTGGCGAAAGTGGACGACCTGCACTTCGACGCGGTGCTGCACGACAGCCACGACGAGGACCACATCCAGCTGGCACCGATCGATTTCCCCAGGCCGATGTTCGGCCTGGCCATCGAGGCCGCCAGCAAGGGCCAGGAGCAGAAGCTGTCGGTGGCGCTGCAGAAACTGGCCGAGGAAGATCCCGCGTTCGTGGTCGAACACCAGCCTGAGTTGAACGAGACCGTCATCCGCGGCCTGTCCGACCTGCACCTGCGGGTGATGCTGGAACGCCTGAAGGAACGCCACGGCGTGGAAGTGAAGACGCGCCCACCGCGCATCGCCTACCGCGAAACGGTCAGCGCGAAAGCCGAAGGCCATCATCGCCACAAGAAGCAGACCGGCGGCGCTGGGCAGTTCGGCGAAGTCTTCCTGCGCATCGAACCCTTGCCGCGCGGCGGCGGCTTCGAGTTCGTCGACGAGGTCAAGGGCGGCACCATTCCCGGACAGTTCCTGCCGGCCGTGGAGAAAGGCGTGCGCCAGGTGCTGGGCAGCGGCGCGCTGGCCGGCTATCCGCTGCAGGACATCCGGGTGATCGTCCACGATGGCAAGCACCACGCGGTGGACAGCAAGGAAGTCGCCTTCGTTGCCGCAGGCAAGAAGGCCTTCCTCGACGCCATCGCCAAGGCGCGGCCACAGGTACTGGAACCGGTGGTCGACCTGGAAGTCGCTGTGCCCGAGGCGCAGGTGGGCGACGTCACCGGTGGCCTGGCAGGCAAGCGGGCGCGCATCAACGGCACGGATGTGCTGCGCGGCGAGATCGTGGTGAGAGCGCAGGTGCCGCTGGCGGAACTGGAAGGGTATGCGGCCGAACTCAAGTCGATGACCGCAGGCCAGGGCCGCTACAGCCTGGATTTCAGCCACTACGAACCCGTGCCGCCCGGCGTGCAGCAGAAGCTGGTGGACGCGTACAGGCCGAGGCACGAAGAAGAATGA
- a CDS encoding HU family DNA-binding protein, which yields MAKSTKKAAPKKAAKKAAPKAAAKPAAPKPIKEALSKSGLVAHIAEATAIAAKDVRAVLASLESAVHASVNKKGAGSFTLPGLLKISAVNVPAKPKRKGINPFTKEEQWFAAKPASVKVKVRPLKKLKDAAA from the coding sequence ATGGCAAAGAGCACCAAGAAGGCCGCGCCGAAGAAGGCCGCCAAGAAAGCTGCACCGAAGGCCGCCGCCAAGCCGGCCGCGCCGAAGCCGATCAAGGAAGCGCTGAGCAAGTCGGGCCTCGTCGCCCACATCGCCGAAGCGACCGCCATCGCCGCCAAGGACGTCCGCGCCGTGCTGGCCTCGCTGGAAAGCGCCGTGCACGCTTCCGTCAACAAGAAGGGCGCCGGCTCCTTCACCCTGCCGGGCCTGCTGAAGATCAGCGCCGTCAACGTGCCGGCCAAGCCGAAGCGCAAGGGCATCAACCCGTTCACCAAGGAAGAGCAGTGGTTCGCTGCCAAGCCCGCCTCGGTGAAGGTCAAGGTCCGTCCGCTGAAGAAGCTGAAGGACGCCGCAGCCTGA
- a CDS encoding DUF5916 domain-containing protein, translating to MTLPRLIGLLALALPCASVHAVEIDGRVDPAEWQGAHHVTDFRKTQPLTGEPGSLPTESWILATPDGLAIAFRNTHPAGVPRTRQKVQRDFDEQVDRVNAFIDFDGDGRTGYAFTVSSTGGIADEVITNENQFNSDWDGQWRHAVGEDEQGWSVELLIPWHTAPMRDGTDGQRTLKVFLARVIGVTGERMAWPSASFERPRFMSDFASVTVPRYDQSLLALTPYVSGLYDNVGRRSDFNGGADVFWKPNGRFQLTATVNPDFGQVEADDLVVNFSATETFISDKRPFFTENQGIFELTTPSDDSQQLYTRRVGSTGDITAALKLNGSLGKANYGLFSADEDGEYGRSFHALRVVRDFDKQNLGAMLTRVEQDATDREATVLGVDHNWRPTARWNIRSRLLGSRIDQAGDRVQDLGATVWADYEMDDGWRQQWIAMHFGNDLQINDFGYLSRNSTNYLHWEVRKRFTGLPDASRYSSKDWRWRVSSSHNNHGDKLNDQFRMSREGQLRNGSYEYAQINVNSAGLSDMLLRGNGVVRLPANFNTYFEYERPRKGDWAHETELETFTGGLAGNRKLGAGAGYTVTYFINDAFSIYAGGYALYTPDWLVWQREDLVGGFKRRQFDLSAGLDWVVDDRHELRVKMQAIALDARVQDAWRFDPQGYALAATDTVEDFSVRNLGFQVRYRYELAPLSYLYVVYARGGYEQRTGTEGVEDLLQDSFRLRDDEQLVVKLSYRFEI from the coding sequence ATGACCCTGCCACGCCTGATCGGCCTGCTTGCCCTGGCCTTGCCCTGCGCCTCCGTCCACGCCGTCGAGATCGATGGCCGCGTCGATCCTGCCGAATGGCAGGGTGCGCACCACGTCACCGACTTCCGCAAGACCCAGCCGCTGACCGGCGAGCCGGGTTCGTTGCCCACCGAGTCCTGGATACTGGCCACGCCGGACGGCCTGGCCATCGCGTTCCGCAACACGCACCCTGCCGGCGTGCCGCGGACGCGGCAGAAGGTGCAGCGCGATTTCGACGAACAGGTCGACCGCGTCAATGCGTTCATCGATTTCGATGGCGATGGGCGCACCGGCTATGCGTTCACCGTCAGCTCCACCGGTGGCATCGCCGACGAGGTCATCACCAACGAAAACCAGTTCAACAGCGACTGGGACGGCCAGTGGCGGCATGCGGTCGGTGAAGACGAACAGGGCTGGAGCGTCGAACTGCTGATCCCGTGGCATACCGCGCCGATGCGCGATGGCACCGACGGACAGCGCACGCTGAAAGTGTTCCTGGCGCGCGTGATCGGCGTGACCGGCGAGCGCATGGCCTGGCCGAGCGCCAGTTTCGAGCGCCCGCGCTTCATGTCCGATTTCGCGTCCGTCACCGTGCCGCGTTACGACCAGTCGCTGCTGGCGCTGACGCCGTATGTGTCGGGCCTGTACGACAACGTGGGCCGGCGCAGCGACTTCAACGGCGGTGCGGACGTGTTCTGGAAGCCCAACGGGCGCTTCCAGCTCACCGCCACGGTGAACCCGGACTTCGGCCAGGTGGAGGCGGACGACCTGGTGGTGAACTTCAGCGCCACCGAGACCTTCATCAGCGACAAGCGACCGTTCTTCACCGAGAACCAGGGCATCTTCGAGCTGACCACGCCGTCGGACGACAGCCAGCAGCTGTACACGCGTCGCGTGGGCAGCACGGGCGACATCACCGCGGCGCTGAAATTGAACGGCAGCCTGGGCAAGGCGAACTACGGCCTGTTCTCGGCCGACGAGGATGGCGAGTACGGAAGGAGCTTCCACGCGCTGCGCGTGGTGCGCGATTTCGACAAGCAGAACCTCGGCGCCATGCTGACCCGCGTGGAGCAGGACGCCACCGACCGCGAGGCCACCGTGCTGGGCGTGGACCACAACTGGCGGCCGACGGCGCGCTGGAACATCCGCAGCCGTCTGCTGGGCAGCCGCATCGATCAGGCCGGGGATCGCGTGCAGGACCTGGGTGCGACGGTGTGGGCCGACTATGAAATGGACGATGGCTGGCGCCAGCAGTGGATCGCCATGCACTTCGGCAACGACCTGCAGATCAACGACTTCGGCTATCTCTCCCGCAACAGCACCAACTACCTGCATTGGGAAGTCCGCAAGCGGTTCACCGGTCTGCCGGATGCCTCGCGTTACTCATCCAAGGACTGGCGCTGGCGGGTGAGCAGCAGCCACAACAACCACGGCGACAAGCTCAACGACCAGTTCCGGATGAGCCGCGAGGGCCAGTTGCGCAACGGCAGTTACGAATACGCCCAGATCAACGTCAACAGCGCGGGCCTGAGCGACATGCTGCTGCGTGGCAACGGCGTGGTGCGGCTGCCGGCGAACTTCAACACGTACTTCGAGTACGAGCGGCCGCGCAAGGGCGACTGGGCGCACGAAACGGAGTTGGAAACCTTCACCGGCGGCCTGGCCGGCAATCGCAAGCTGGGCGCGGGCGCCGGATACACCGTCACCTACTTCATCAATGATGCCTTCAGCATCTACGCCGGTGGCTACGCGCTGTACACCCCCGACTGGCTGGTGTGGCAACGCGAGGACCTGGTGGGCGGCTTCAAGCGACGGCAGTTCGATCTCAGCGCCGGCCTGGACTGGGTGGTCGATGACCGCCACGAACTGCGGGTGAAGATGCAGGCCATCGCGCTGGACGCCCGCGTGCAGGATGCCTGGCGCTTCGATCCGCAGGGCTACGCGCTGGCGGCGACCGACACGGTGGAGGACTTCAGCGTGCGCAACCTGGGGTTCCAGGTGCGCTACCGCTACGAACTGGCGCCGCTGTCCTACCTGTACGTGGTCTATGCCCGCGGTGGCTACGAGCAGCGCACCGGCACCGAAGGGGTGGAGGACCTGCTGCAGGACAGCTTCCGCCTGCGCGACGACGAGCAACTGGTGGTGAAGCTGAGTTACCGCTTCGAGATATGA
- a CDS encoding M23 family metallopeptidase, which yields MRPTARRLRRLAWSLLWLAALAVLLAWAWGRPFMASARMLWDISRATPPSELPVPVQGVRARQIADTFGAPRGSDRTHQGVDIFAKRGTPIVSATRGVVVSVRDSGLGGKQVWVLGPGRERHYYAHLDGWADDLSTGHVVQPGDVLGYVGTTGNAQGTPPHLHYGIYGEQGAYDPLPLFKAAADTRPR from the coding sequence ATGCGACCGACCGCGCGCCGTTTGCGCCGCCTCGCCTGGTCGCTGCTGTGGCTGGCGGCGCTGGCCGTGCTGCTTGCCTGGGCGTGGGGCCGGCCATTCATGGCGTCGGCGCGCATGCTGTGGGACATCTCGCGTGCAACGCCGCCGAGCGAACTCCCGGTGCCCGTGCAGGGCGTGCGCGCACGACAGATCGCGGACACGTTCGGCGCCCCGCGCGGCAGCGACCGTACCCACCAGGGCGTGGACATCTTCGCCAAGCGTGGCACGCCGATCGTCAGCGCCACGCGCGGCGTGGTGGTGTCGGTTCGCGACAGCGGACTCGGCGGAAAGCAGGTGTGGGTGCTCGGCCCCGGCCGTGAACGCCACTACTACGCCCACCTGGACGGCTGGGCCGACGATCTGTCCACCGGACACGTCGTCCAGCCCGGCGATGTGCTGGGCTACGTCGGCACCACCGGCAACGCGCAGGGCACGCCGCCGCACCTGCACTACGGCATCTATGGCGAACAGGGCGCCTACGATCCGCTGCCGCTGTTCAAGGCCGCCGCGGACACACGCCCGCGCTGA
- a CDS encoding helix-hairpin-helix domain-containing protein — MPPIPRQPASRKARHADDARVLEDIPNIGPSIAADLRGIGIARPQGLVGQDPFALYRRVNETTGQRHDPCLCDCFIAAVRFMEGSGPVPWWHYTAERKQRFQQDPALAG, encoded by the coding sequence ATGCCGCCCATCCCGCGCCAGCCTGCGTCGAGGAAAGCACGCCATGCCGACGACGCGCGCGTACTCGAGGACATCCCCAATATCGGGCCGTCCATCGCCGCCGACCTGCGTGGCATCGGCATCGCCCGGCCGCAGGGGCTTGTCGGCCAGGATCCCTTCGCACTCTACCGGCGCGTGAACGAAACCACCGGCCAGCGTCACGATCCCTGCCTCTGCGACTGCTTCATCGCCGCCGTGCGCTTCATGGAAGGCAGCGGACCGGTGCCGTGGTGGCACTACACGGCCGAACGCAAGCAACGATTCCAGCAGGATCCCGCACTCGCCGGTTAG
- a CDS encoding glycine zipper 2TM domain-containing protein: MKRLSAAVLAIGLLTTGMASAQSSRYYGTEDRDSDQPYYDYARVVRVDPVIDSGYRSNGGGERCYYRDADDVYARDIPRDDVYDNGDYRDVYEQDRYGDRRYPAGGSESGRTVATVIGGIAGAVLGSKVGDGSGRYVGTAVGSMVGGMAGRSIYDNAQRGRQVQRGRVRVCDPVPVSDGRYGDDYYGGGRVNGYDVTYEYANRTYRTRTDHHPGDRIRIRVDVRPE; the protein is encoded by the coding sequence ATGAAGCGTCTATCCGCCGCCGTGCTGGCCATCGGCCTGCTGACCACGGGCATGGCGTCCGCGCAATCCTCGCGCTACTACGGCACCGAAGACCGTGACAGCGACCAGCCCTATTACGACTATGCCCGCGTAGTCCGGGTGGATCCGGTCATCGACAGCGGGTACCGAAGCAATGGCGGCGGAGAGCGGTGCTACTACCGCGATGCCGACGATGTCTACGCGCGCGACATCCCGCGTGACGATGTCTACGACAATGGCGATTACCGCGATGTGTACGAACAGGACCGCTACGGCGACCGGCGCTATCCCGCCGGTGGCAGCGAATCGGGCCGTACCGTGGCCACGGTGATCGGCGGCATTGCCGGTGCAGTGCTCGGCAGCAAGGTGGGCGATGGCAGTGGCCGCTACGTCGGCACCGCCGTCGGTTCGATGGTCGGCGGCATGGCGGGCCGTTCCATCTACGACAACGCGCAGCGCGGGCGCCAGGTACAGCGCGGCCGGGTGCGGGTCTGCGATCCGGTGCCGGTGAGCGACGGGCGCTACGGTGACGATTACTACGGTGGCGGACGCGTCAACGGTTACGACGTGACCTACGAGTACGCCAACCGCACCTACCGGACGCGTACGGACCATCATCCGGGCGACCGTATCCGCATCCGCGTGGATGTCCGCCCCGAATGA
- a CDS encoding tellurite resistance TerB family protein, translating into MKIQGFLDHLLKSSNGGSLLNADFGKGAITGGALGLLLGKNKTTRKLATYGGLAAIGVMAYKAYGDYKQQQGGFAAGAGPQTVDRLPPPQAELHSQAILKALVAAAKADGHIDARERQVIEGEFARISNDGELQQWLHAELEKPLDPVEVARSASTPEIASEMYLASLMVADDQSFMERAYLDELAKQLKLDPSLKAQLEHQLSQPQPPALP; encoded by the coding sequence ATGAAGATCCAGGGCTTCCTCGACCATCTGCTGAAATCCTCCAACGGCGGCAGCCTGCTCAATGCCGACTTCGGCAAGGGTGCGATCACCGGCGGCGCGCTCGGCCTGTTGCTGGGAAAGAACAAGACCACGCGCAAGCTGGCCACCTACGGCGGCCTGGCGGCCATCGGTGTGATGGCGTACAAGGCCTACGGGGACTACAAGCAGCAACAGGGTGGCTTCGCCGCCGGCGCCGGCCCGCAGACCGTGGATCGCCTGCCTCCGCCGCAGGCCGAACTGCACAGCCAGGCCATCCTGAAGGCGCTGGTTGCCGCAGCAAAGGCGGATGGCCACATCGATGCGCGCGAACGCCAGGTGATCGAGGGCGAGTTCGCCCGCATCAGCAACGACGGCGAACTGCAGCAGTGGCTGCATGCGGAACTGGAGAAGCCACTGGATCCGGTCGAGGTGGCGCGTTCGGCCAGCACGCCCGAAATCGCCTCCGAAATGTATCTCGCCAGCCTGATGGTCGCCGACGATCAGAGCTTCATGGAGCGCGCCTACCTGGATGAACTGGCCAAGCAGCTGAAGCTCGATCCGTCACTGAAGGCACAGCTCGAACACCAACTCTCGCAGCCGCAGCCGCCCGCATTGCCCTGA
- a CDS encoding alpha/beta fold hydrolase codes for MRAALLVHGAGGGGWEWNVWRGVFEAVRIRVEAPDLEPVRGGLAATRLEDYQAQVCAALADLPRPRVLVGASLGGLLALGAAADADAVVLVNPLPPAPWHAGLPVRDWPDVVSWRRDARLAGTRRALPGTDEATALFAFRHWRDESGAVLREAQGGVARGRPACPTLCVVSRHDADVPPGVTRAIADAWGAETLQTLSGSHVGPLLGREAAGIAAQAVEWLNRASPAA; via the coding sequence ATGCGGGCCGCGCTGCTGGTGCATGGCGCCGGTGGCGGCGGCTGGGAATGGAACGTGTGGCGGGGCGTGTTCGAGGCGGTGCGCATCCGGGTGGAAGCGCCCGACCTCGAGCCCGTGCGCGGCGGACTGGCGGCGACCCGCCTGGAGGACTACCAGGCCCAGGTCTGCGCTGCGCTCGCGGACCTGCCCCGGCCACGCGTGCTGGTGGGTGCGAGCCTTGGTGGCCTGCTGGCCCTGGGCGCCGCCGCGGACGCGGATGCCGTGGTGCTGGTCAATCCGTTGCCGCCCGCACCGTGGCACGCCGGATTGCCCGTGCGCGACTGGCCCGACGTGGTGTCGTGGCGACGCGATGCCCGGCTTGCCGGCACCCGCAGGGCGTTGCCCGGGACGGACGAGGCAACGGCGCTGTTCGCCTTCCGGCATTGGCGCGACGAATCCGGCGCGGTCCTGCGCGAGGCGCAGGGCGGCGTCGCACGGGGGCGTCCCGCGTGCCCGACGTTGTGCGTGGTATCGCGACACGACGCTGACGTACCACCCGGGGTAACTCGGGCCATCGCGGATGCCTGGGGCGCCGAAACACTGCAAACGCTTTCGGGTTCGCACGTCGGGCCACTGCTCGGGCGTGAGGCTGCCGGCATCGCCGCGCAAGCTGTCGAATGGCTAAACCGGGCATCGCCCGCCGCCTGA
- a CDS encoding OsmC family protein, with product MALKRYADAVWNGDLQSGKGSLSTPQSGLFEGQNYSFKTRFGDEKGTNPEELLAVAHAGCFSMALSAVLGKAGFTPDKIQTRAEATMEPGMDPGPTVTGIKLTVSASVPGISAAQFEEIAQQAKAGCVISRALSVPVSLEATLL from the coding sequence ATGGCTTTGAAGCGTTATGCGGATGCGGTGTGGAATGGCGACCTGCAGTCCGGCAAAGGCAGCCTGAGCACGCCGCAGAGCGGGCTGTTCGAAGGCCAGAACTATTCCTTCAAGACGCGCTTCGGCGACGAGAAGGGCACCAATCCGGAGGAACTGCTGGCGGTCGCGCACGCGGGCTGCTTCAGCATGGCGCTGTCGGCGGTGTTGGGAAAGGCGGGCTTCACGCCGGACAAGATCCAGACCCGTGCCGAGGCGACGATGGAGCCGGGCATGGACCCGGGCCCCACCGTCACCGGCATCAAGCTGACCGTATCGGCCAGCGTGCCGGGCATCAGCGCCGCACAGTTCGAGGAGATCGCCCAGCAGGCGAAAGCGGGCTGCGTGATCTCGCGCGCGCTGTCGGTGCCGGTGTCGCTGGAGGCCACGCTGCTTTGA
- a CDS encoding DUF3861 domain-containing protein, with the protein MPNTTHRYRITVTPIEDDGLQCNGRCTIEFEHACHDDWMRILEKLQRQRGLSGDERAALVVGTKLLSGLMLDHRKDADDLFAPLRPHMGEFIASLKERGRDAG; encoded by the coding sequence ATGCCCAACACCACCCATCGCTACCGCATCACCGTCACCCCCATCGAAGACGATGGCCTGCAATGCAACGGCCGTTGCACCATCGAGTTCGAACACGCCTGCCACGACGACTGGATGCGCATCCTGGAAAAGCTCCAGCGCCAGCGCGGCCTCAGCGGCGACGAGCGCGCTGCGCTGGTCGTCGGCACCAAGCTGCTCAGCGGCCTGATGCTGGATCATCGCAAGGACGCCGACGACCTGTTCGCGCCATTGCGCCCGCACATGGGCGAATTCATCGCATCGCTGAAGGAGCGCGGTCGCGACGCAGGCTGA